From the genome of Xylocopilactobacillus apis:
GCGATTCATCATTTAATTAAATATCGTGGTCATTTTTTAATTGAAGGAAAAATAAATCCTGAAAATACTTTTGATATTAACGAGTTAGTTGATTATTTAAAAGAATTTAACGAAATTTTTTATAGTGATAGTCCGATATTTGAAATTAAAGATTCAAGTTTAATTAACCAAGGGTTATTAGATTTTGATAAATCCAAAACAGAGAGAGTAGAAAATGCTATTAAGGGCTTTGAGGTTGAAAAAGGTGACTTGCCAATCTTAAAAGCTATTTTGATGGCAATTGTTGGTAATACGGTTGATTTAATAAAGATTTTTGATAAATCACAAGAAGTTGAAAAAGAAGAACAGAAGAACTATAAATTCAAGTTTTCAGATGAAAACTTAGATGAAACTCTTGGAAATTTAGCATCAATTTTGTCTGAAGATGAGTTTCAATTTGTTAACAATTTACATAACGCATATGACGGTTTGACACTTCGTTCGATTTTACAAGAACATAAATCAATTTCCGAAGCAATGGTTCAACGTTATGAAGATCATAAAAGAAATCTGAAACTTTTAAAAACTAAGTTTCGTAATCCTAAAACAAAGGAAGCATTTGATGAAGCGTATCGTAAAGTTTTGTCACATGATGAGAAACTTCAAGAACCTGGCAGAAAATACTTTCGAGATGTAATTGTTGATAAAATTGCGGAAGAATTTAGTAATGAGCCAGAATTTGATTCTATCAGCGGTGTTATAACTAATAATAAAAGTCGTGAACAAGATGTTCAGCAATCTATTGTTGAGTTAACGGCGATTGTTAAAAAAAGGGTCGATAAACTTGATCCTTTGGCAATAGAAGATTATCAACTTGTACAAATGCTGAATGATATAAATTTAGGGAATTTCTTGTTGACACAGCGTAATAAAAGCAACGGAGTTATTCCGCATCAGCTGCATGAGAATGAATTAAGAAAAATTATTGAAAAACAGAGTAAATATTACCCGTTTTTAAACTCTACTTATCAAAAAGAAGAGAAAACCGAAAATAAAATTGTTGGTCTTTTAACTTTTAGAGTTCCTTATTATGTTGGTCCACTTGTAGAAAAAGAAAAAGTTCAAGGTGATAGTACGAATCATTGGATGAAGCGAAAACGTGAAGGTGTTATAACACCTTGGAATCTGGATGATATGGTTGATACAGATGAATCTGCCAAACAGTTTATTAAAAGGATGACAATTAAGGATACTTATTTAATTCATGAGGATACAATCCCGCAAAATTCAATGATTTATCAAAAATACACGGTTCTTCAGGAGTTAAATAATGTTCGCTATGTACTAAAGGGTGAAACAAGGCGTTGTCGGCTACCTGTTAAATTAAAACAGAAAATTTTTAATAATGTCTTTAAAGAACATTCCAACGTAACCAAAAGAATGGTCGAAGATTATATTTTAAGTAACGAAGGTTTAAATGCAGAAATTGTTGGATTAGCTAGCAAGACTAAGTTTAATAATTCACTGAAGACTTATAACTATTTTGTTAGTGTGTTTGGAAGAGATTTTGTCGAAGATCCAAAACATGAAGAATTACTTGAAGACATCGTTGAAATTCAAACCATTTTTGAAGATAAGAAACTTATAAAGAGGCAATTATCCAAACACGAAGAATTATCTGAAGAGCAAATTAAGAAGCTTAGCAATAAACATTACACAGGCTGGGGAAGACTCTCAAAGAAATTTTTAACTGCAAAAAAGATTTATGTTAAATTGCCGGAAAATGCCACATCTAGCAATTACAGCATTTTAGACCTTTTATATTTAACAGGCCTTAATTTAATGGAAATTATCAATGATCCTGTATACAAAGTAAATGATTGGATTTCTAAAGAGAATCAAAGTGTTGAAGAAAAAAACAATATTTATCAAGCAATTAGTGATTTAGCAGGGGCTCCAAATATTAAAAGAGGCATCAGACAATCTTTTAGGATTCTAGATGATATTAAAAAAGCGATGGGCGGAGTGGCTCCTAGTAATGTTTTTTTGGAATTTGCAAGAGAAACTCAAGCTTCTAAAACAACGAATTCTCGAATCAATCGGTTAAAACAGCTTTATAGTAATAAAGAAATTAAAGCCGAATTTGCAGAAATTTCAAAACAATTATCTGAAGAAAATAAAGAAACAATCAAAGATGATCGTCTTTATTTATATTATCTTCAACTTGGAAAAGATATGTATACTGGTAAACCAATTCCAATTGAAGATATCTCTTCTAACTATGATATCGATCATATTGTTCCTCAAGCCTATACCAAAAATAACTCACTTGATAATCGAGTTTTAGTTAATAGAGCTGATAATGCAAGAAAAAGCGATTCTCCAACTTACGTACCAGAATTAATTGAAAGAATGCGTCCATTTTGGTTACACCTTTTGAACCTTGGATTGATTAGTAAGGATAAGTTTAATTCGTTGACTCGAAAAGGGGATTTTGATGAAACTCAAAAGAAAAGATTTATTGCTAGATCTTTGGTTGAGACAAGACAAATTATTAAAAACGTTGCTGCTTTAATTGAAGATTATTTTGGAGAAGATACAAAAGCGGTGGCAATTAGAGCTAGCTTAACTGGTGATATGAGAAGATATACTCATAAATTAAAGAATCGTGATATTAACGATTATCATCATGCTCATGATGCTTTAATGATTGCAACGGTCGGGAAGTATATTCAACGGCGAGGTTTTGATGCTAACGGCGATTTTACTTATGATGCTTTTAATCGGTATACCAAAAAATGGCTCAAAGAAAAACGTGAAGAAGGTAAGGATAATGATCGCATTGATCCTTATGGTTTTGTAGTTGGAAGTATGAGAAGTCAGTCTTTAATTCAGCAAACTAATCGAGAAACCGGTGAAATTGTCTGGACCGAAGAAAATTATCAATATTTATTAAAACAGCTCGAAGAAAGAAATATATTATTTACTCGTCGAACTGAAGATTCAAAAGGACAGTTATATAAGGAGACTCGTTTTCCAAGTAAGCTTCATGATCCAAAAACTAAAGGGAAGCAGCCATTTAATGATAAACAATCTGTTGAGTTGTACGGTGGATTTGATTCCATTCAACTAGCTTATTCGATTCTCGTTTACTATAAAAAAGAATTTCGTTTAATGGGCGTTAGAAGGATTTGGGTTGATGCAATGAAGAAAGACCCAGAATTTTTAGAACGAAAAGTTGAAGAGATTGCACCTGGAGCTAAAATTATTTTAAGCCATATTCCAAGTGAACAAGAGATTATTAAAGATGGGGCCCGGATGACCATTGGTTCAGCCACCGAACTCCATAATGCTCAACAATTGTATCTTGCACATGATTTATATAATAATTTAACGATAGTTTTAAAGGCAGATAACGAAGAACAAGCAGATGCAAGATTAGAGAGAGTTACTACAAAAACTGCTTCTGATATTTTAAACCAGGCTTTTGATGCAATCACTCAAGCAATGAAAGAGTATTTTCCGATGCATAAAAATTATTTAAAACAGATGTTGGAGTATCGTGATAAGTTTATTGAAAGTAAATTTGAAGATCAAAGAGACTTATTACAAGGAATCTTAAGTGGACTTCATGCTGATGCAACTTATAAAAAAATAGACTTTAGTTCTAGCTTTGGCAGGTTCCAGAGAAAGATTAATCTTTCATATGGATTAACATTAGGACATAATTTTAGCATTAACGATGTTTTTCTTTTCAATTCGCCTTCAGGAATTTTTCAAAGAAAAGTACAAATTAAAAATTTGCCATCAATTCGAGATTTAGAATAAAAATGAGCATAAAAAAAGTCCCTCTCGGGACAGTACATAAACTCTCAGATAAACTGATTGTTTTACTTCAATTCACTATGTCAGTTCAACGAGGTAGACCATGTAGATTTACCTACAAAGATAATATACATTATTAGATAGGATTTGTAAATGGGATGGCGAACAGTTGTTATAACTAAGCACTCAAAAGCTTCTTATAAGATGGAACATTTGATTATTCAAACTGAAGATGATGTTGTAAAGATACCGATGTCGGATATTCAAATTTTATTAATTGCAACAACTGAATCGGTTATAACATCTCATCTTGTAATGGAATTGGCAAAAAGAGATATAAAAATCATCTTTACGGATAATAAGAAAATGCCTGTTGGAGAGTTTAATCCGTATTATAGTAATTTAAATCGAAATAGAAATATTTTAAAACAAATTTCCTGGGATTCAGATAAAAAATCGTTGTTGTGGCAGGCGATTATAAAAATAAAAATTACTAACCAAGCAAAGCTCTTAGCAAAGTATGACCGCGAAAAATATGATGGGAATCTGGCAAATATAGATTTAGAAGAATTAATTAACCAGATTGAAATTGGAGATGTTACCAATCGAGAAGCTGTCGCGGCCAGAATGTATTTTCAAAGATTGTTTGATACAAAGTTTAATCGAAGAAATGATGAAAATGAAATTAATGGTTATTTAAATTTTGGATATTCGATACTATTATCGTTAATAACTCAAGAAATTTGTTGTGCTGGATATTTAACTGAGTTAGGGGTTCATCATAATAGTATGGAAAATTTTTATAATCTTGCTTCAGATTTTATAGAACCTTTTCGAATTTTTGTTGATGAAATTGCCTTTAATAAAACACCGGGATCAGAATTAGATATGTCTGATAAATTAGAATTAGTAGATCTTTTAAATCAAACAATTACAACGAACAATGGAGATGCGTTGTTATCAGGTGTTATCAAGACGTTTGTTAGAAGCTGTCTTAAATATTTATCAGAAGACGTTGAGAATATCCCTGAATTAGAGATAAAAGTATGAGCTTAAGGTATCGTGTTATGAGATTATTAATTTTCTTTGATGTACCAACTTTGACTGCAGATGATCGAAGAAATTATCGTAAGTTGCATCAATCTTTAGTTAAGGAGGGCTTTTTAATGATTCAGGAATCAGTTTATTCTAGAGTTTTAATAAATAAACAATCTGCTGCTTTTTTAGAAGAAAGAATCCAAAGAGTTGCTCCAGTAAATGGAATTGTTCAATCAATGATTGTTACTGAAAAGCAATATTCTGAAATTAAATTTCTTGCAGGTAAAAAGATTGATGATGTTAGAAATTCTGATGAACGGATGATCGTAATATGACTAAATCTCTGACAATTTTTCCTTTTGATCCGATTAGTTTAAAAAATGGCTATAATTCAATAAATATTCAAAATATACCTTTGTTTTGGAAGATAATAAATAGTTTAAAAGAAGAAGATAAGGATGTTTTAGTATTTAGCGAAAATAACAAAATTTTAGATTTTTCTAAGTATATAGTTTATTTAGGAGATATTGGAAGTTGTCCAAGTCCAAAACAAGTTTTTTATAAACAAATCTTAAAAAAATTAAATAGTTTTATTTCTGATGAAAGTAAACATAATATTTATCTTTTAGATCGTGAGATCAGAAATATTCTTTCAAAAGAAGTTTTTAATTTAGGATTGCCCTTAGAAGTAAGTCAGGAATGGTCTTTTGATGATATAATTAAAATGTTGGATTTAAGTTATAGTTTTCATCAGAATACAAATCCAATAGATTTACTTAACGAGTTTGTGGATTTATCTTTTTATCTTGGTGATATTAGAATTTTAATTTTTACCAACCTTAGCTATTATTTTTCTAAGGAAGAATTTGAAAAAGTTGTCTATGAGCTTGAGAGTAAAGAAGTTTTAGTTTTGTCGTTAAATTTGTCAATTGAGGGCATAAGTAAAAATGAAGCGGATAAACATGGTTGTTTTATTGATAGTGATTTCACTATGTTCACTAACTGGTAATTCGAACGCATGTTCCGCTTCAGAACTATGTCAGTTCAATGAGGGTTAGACCTCTATTTTTAATAAATAGTTTTGATTTTTTGCTTCAGAACTATGTCAGTTCAATGAGGGTTAGACCGCCCGTTTAATCTTTATAATTGAATTAAGAGCTTCAGAACTATGTCAGTTCAATGAGGGTTAGACCTAGGTTTCGAGCCTTGCCGAGCACATTTAAGCTTCAGAACTATGTCAGTTCAATGAGGGTTAGACCACGATTTCGACGATTTGAAGTGTTTAATCTGCTTCAGAACTATGTCAGTTCAATGAGGGTTAGACCTTGAAGTTTACTCTCACCTACTGAAGAAGAGCTTCAGAACTATGTCAGTTCAATGAGGGTTAGACCTGGCGATCATACCACAAATGATGTTATCAAGCTTCAGAACTATGTCAGTTCAATGAGGGTTAGACCAAAATCAGGATCGCTATCACGTGCTACAAGAGCTTCAGAACTATGTCAGTTCAATGAGGGTTAGACCATTGATCCGGACTATTATCAAGATAAAAACGCTTCAGAACTATGTCAGTTCAATGAGGGTTAGACCGCAGACGTACCAGATCGATTTAATCGATGTGCTTCAGAACTATGTCAGTTCAATGAGGGTTAGACCTGGTGGTTCGTCAGAGCGCTTTTGCACTAAGCTTCAGAACTATGTCAGTTCAATGAGGGTTAGACCTGTCATACTTTAAACGATAGCCAACATCACGCTTCAGAACTATGTCAGTTCAATGAGGGTTAGACCAGATTACTTTGCAAATTATGCTCAACAAACGCTTCAGAACTATGTCAGTTCAATGAGGGTTAGACCTACTAAGCTGAAACATTTTCTGCTCTAAAAGCTTCAGAACTATGTCAGTTCAATGAGGGTTAGACCTATTTTACACAGACACAGTACAAAATTATGGCTTCAGAACTATGTCAGTTCAATGAGGGTTAGACCGGCGGATATCTTGGATCAAGCTCCACAGATGCTTCAGAACTATGTCAGTTCAATGAGGGTTAGACCCTTGTAGCGCCTGTCCGTGTGAAGCCATTAGCTTCAGAACTATGTCAGTTCAATGAGGGTTAGACCTCTCGATCTCTAAGTTCTACCGAGCCTAAGGCTTCAGAACTATGTCAGTTCAATGAGGGTTAGACCGCCATTGCGTACCCGTTTTTAACTTCTGGTGCTTCAGAACTATGTCAGTTTAATAAGAGTCTAGTTCCATTCAAACATGTAAAGTAATTAAAAAAATTGATCCTCTAATTTATGACAATACTTATATGTTTTCTATTTAAATTGTTTGTAGATGTTCAAATTCCAAAACCAAAAAATCTCTCCAGTTATACACAAAAACTGAAGAGATTTTTAATTTAAAGAAATTATCTTTATAATGAAATTAGGAATTATTTATTCTTTGCCCGCTTTTTTCAGCGAGAAGAAAATGAACCCTAGAGCGCCACAAGAAATTATACTTAAAATTATCATTGAATTCACTACTTAACCCGCTTTCTTATTGTTTAGATCAGTGTAACAAAAATAAAGGTAAAATTAACTAAAAATATGAAACAAAATAAAAATTTAATCTATATTTTAAGAATAATTGTGACGGCGGTTATCATTTGTATTTTGTTTTGGGTTGCGCTTACTGGGAGTGAGCAGCTGTTACAAGGATTAATTGGAATTTTAATCATCTCGTTCATTGTGAATTTGTTAAATCAATTGCATTTTAATTAGCAAAAGATGAGGGTATAATCTTTTTTCCAGATAAATGTTCAAAGAAAAAGCAAAATTTTCTGATACATTTATTAATTGATTAACGTTATAAAAGGAGATATACCAATGTCTAGTAACGACAAGAATTCAATAGCTTCAGGTTTTCGCCGTTTTCTTTTACGAGATAATGTGATTGGAATGGCAATCGGCTTAGTAGTAGGATCAGCTTTTTCAAATATTATTCGTTCTTTTGTCAGTAATTTAATTAACCCATTTGTAAGCATTATCTTAAATCGTGTTAACTTTGCCCAAAAAGTACTACAGGTTGGTGAAGGTCCAAATGCAATTTATGTTCGTTGGGGTCAATTCATAAGTGACTTACTTAATTTTTTAATTTTGGCTTTCATCGTTTATATGATTATTTGGTGGTTAAATAAAACCATTGCTAAAAATCCAGAAGATCGTTTTGGGTATAATGCTGAGTTGGATGAGCTAAAAGAAATTCGAAAAATTATGGCATATCAAACCTTACAGCAAGATAAAGAACGGAAACAACAGAAAGAATACAATTACAGGAATGGATCTGCTAATGAGCCAAGAAATAATGAACATTATCGAAGATAATTTTTTTGTTTTAAAAAAAGTACAAAGTATTGTTTAATAATAATATGGAAATTTCACGAAGAACAAGATCGCACGTAGATTATAGTCATTATCGTCAGTCAAATTTTGAAGTGCTGCGTATATTAAGTATGTACGCAATCATTATTCACCATTTAATTGCCCACAGCGGCTTCACGTGGAGTCAATTTAAAGTTACGCCAATTAAAATCTGGCTGATGTCAATACTCCCTTTGGGAAAAGTTGGTGTTGGAACTTTTATCCTGATTACGGGATATTTTACTTTTCGGCATCCTCCCAAGTTAAAAACGTTGTTGCGCATTGTAACTACTACCAGCTTTTATTCAATCCTGATTTATATTTTGGCTAATTTAACCATTCCAGGCACAAGGGTTACACCGCAAACTTTTTTTCAGAGCGTATTTCCAATTATTTCTAATTTTTATTGGTTTGCGACTGCTTACTTTTTCATGTATATTTTGATGCCTTATCTTAATACTCTTGCAGAAAAAATGGCTTTAAAACAATACATTATTTTGTTGGCAGTATTAATTTTTGTAATTTGCGGACCGGCTTATTTAATGTATTATGGGATCCCCGTTTATGGTTACACAGATGTTGCAGTTATGGTTCTTTTATGGTTTACGGGAGCATTTCTTCGCAAGTATGAGCAATACATTAATATCAGAAGCTGGCTTCTGCTTATTTTCTTACTAGTTCTAATTGCAGGTAATTTTTTATTTCACTTTTGGGGTTTTAATATTGGAATTGAACACCCTAAGGTTTATACATATACAATGAATATCGGAATGTATAACTATAGTTTCTATAGTTATGTTGTGGCAATTGTGGTTTTTCTTTTATTTAGAAACATGCGGTTGAAGCCTAATTTTCTTGTCAATTACGCAGCCAGCGGCGTTTTTGCTGTTTATTTAATTCACGATAATCCATATATTTCTGGCTTAATTTTTAGAAATTTTATTCATTTTACCAAGGTAAAAGAATTACCGATGGTAATGCAACAGACTTTTACAATTCCAGCGGTGATACTTTTTGTTTGTCTTTTGATAGAGTATTCAAGAACAATTATGTTTGGTAAATTTCAGAATTATTATATTAATTTTCTTGCAAAAATAATTGGTAAACTTGATCTAATTTTTACTAAGATTTTAGCGCGTGTTTTTAAAAGAAGAAAAACTGATTGAAAATAAAAAGGAGTTTATATGAAAAGGCAAGAACAAATCCGTAAAGATCTTATTGAAGTTTTTAATCGTCGTTATGCAACGAAAAAGTTTGATCAGACTAAAAAAATATCTAATGAAGACTGGCAAATTATTATGGAAGCAGCCAGATTATCTCCTAGTTCTTTTGGCTATGAGCCATGGAAGTTTTTATTGATCGAAAATCAGCAAATAAAAGAAGACTTGAAGGATTTGGCTTGGGGAGCAGTAAATAGTCTGAATGGTGCGAGTCACTTTATTATTTGTTTAGCTCGTAATGATGTCACTGCTGATAGTAAATACGCCAAATATATGGTTGAAGAGGTTTTTCATAATCAATATGAAGAGCATTCTCCGCGGACTGATGCTTTTCGAAATTTTCAAGCAAATGATTTTCAGCTTAATGATTCAAAATCTTTATTTGAATGGGCATGTAAGCAGACATATATTGCATTGGGTAATATGTTAACCACTGCTGCATGGCTTGGGATTGATAGTTGTCCAATCGAAGGATTTAATCGTGAAAAGGTTAGTAGTTATTTAATTGATCATAATTTAATGGATCCAGAGCATTATGGACTTTCTCATATGGCAGGATTTGGTTATCGAGATCAGCAAATCACTCCAAAGACACGTCAACCGTTAGATAAAATTTATGAAGTTATAAAATAAAAGCAGAGTCCACTTTTAATGAGTTTAAAAAAGAATCTTAAATTAATAGAAATGCCTTCAAGAATTAGTTTCGCAATTCTTGATTTTTGTTATTCTGACCAAAATTTTGAAGATGATCGAACCCTTTTTTATTTTAACGAAGAAAAGTTATTTCATAAAATTTCCCAAACTGGCAATCCAAACTTATACATGTTGGTTTTTCTTTGCAGAATAATGGACCAAACTGAACAAATATACAAAAAGCAGTGGATATCAGACAAAATATTTGTTGATTCAATGAAAGATTTAACAATTTGGGCCGAAAGTTATTTTGAGAGAACTCAAACATATGGAGTTGATCAGTGGCATTGGTTAGCTTTGACGATGAAAGGTAAAGTTTTTCGTTTAGGAAGGTTACAGTTTGAGCCCAAATTACTTACTGAGGCGATTACTAAGGGTAATGATCATTTTTCAATTGGGACTAAATATTTAAAAATTCATATTCCTGCTGGCAATCATTTATCTAATGGATTAGTTTCTGATTCGCTAAAGCAAGCATCAGAACATTGGCTGGATTATCAAATAGGGATTTGTGAATCTTGGTTATTAGCTCCCGCATTAATCAAAATTTTATCTTCAAATAGTAATATTTTGCAATTTCAAAGACGTTTTATTTTGCTTAATACTGATTTACACAACAAGCAGGCGGAAGAGAGAATTTTTAATTTTGTTCAGGATATAAAACATTATCCAGCTCAAACATCTTTACAAAAAAAGGCGCAATCTTTTCTTCTTTCTGGAAAAAAGATTGGCACCGCTAAAGGATATTTATTCTTAAAGTCATAAAAAGGAGTTGCGTTTTTTACAACTCCTTTTTATTTGGCATCAGTTTGTTTAACGTTGTTAACAAAAGTATCCCAGCCAACTGACAAATAATCGATTTGACTTTTATTTTGATCAGGCATATTAACTACTGCACTTATTAAATCAACTGAAGAACCCTTAGTTTTGTTATTAATCTTACCCTGAATTTCCCAACCGTTGGTACGAGCTTTTTTATTTTTCTTGACATAATAAGGTCCAGAGGTTTTTACTGCGGTAATTTGAATGTCTGATTTTTTAATCTTTTGCTTCTTCTCTTTAGATAAATAATTGTATATTGCTGTTTCTGCTACTTCTTTGGCTTTTGACTTCTTAGTGACAGGTGTTACTTTTTTTACTGTTTTTGTACTTGAATCTTTAACATTAGCGGTCTTATTTGATATTAAAGTACTGCTAAAATATCCACCTACGATAACGATGATAAGTATAATAATCCAAAACCACCAAGTTTTGTAAAAAGGCTTTTTATTTGTTTGATCCATTATTTAATTAATTCACTCCTAATCAATAAAATCTCTTTAACCATTATAAACGAAAGATAAAGAATTATTTTTTGTTTTTAACATCATTAATAACTTTTTGAACTTCATTTTGCTGTAATTCATTAGTTATTTTATTTATTAATTTCTGATCCATTTGAGGTGTCATCTGAGGATTTTTAAGATGTGCTTCTTTAACTTTCTGACCAATAGCATTTTTCATGTAAGATTTTTGTTCTGCTGTTGGTTTACTGAGCTTTTTAAGTTTTTTTCCGAGCAACTGGCTTTGCTTGACGGTCAGGACAGTCCAATTTTTAGGAATCTTAAAAGTATTATTTTGTTCGATAAATTCGTGATCATTGTTGTTGTTAAAAAAAGATTTTGTGAAATTATTTGAATAACCCCAATATGTTTCTCTTTTTACTAGAATAGCTCCATTATTATTAGTAAATTGAACGCTATTGTTTACATGATACCTAAGATCGGTATTATTGTTTTTACCTTTAGGTTGATCTTTATAAAGATAAATTGACA
Proteins encoded in this window:
- a CDS encoding DUF4811 domain-containing protein, whose protein sequence is MVIWIAVISILCLFLSLILIKQKKIKIGLITLTGLITFISIVLFAVNTLFHFGMTKQNDLETKQIYSVSSRKQFPLLVYQTLNKDLSIYLYKDQPKGKNNNTDLRYHVNNSVQFTNNNGAILVKRETYWGYSNNFTKSFFNNNNDHEFIEQNNTFKIPKNWTVLTVKQSQLLGKKLKKLSKPTAEQKSYMKNAIGQKVKEAHLKNPQMTPQMDQKLINKITNELQQNEVQKVINDVKNKK